Proteins encoded in a region of the Trichosurus vulpecula isolate mTriVul1 chromosome 9, mTriVul1.pri, whole genome shotgun sequence genome:
- the TMEM43 gene encoding transmembrane protein 43: MSRNYSDTSNRKEHVKITAERQPGFLERLSETSGGMFVGLMTFLLSFYLIFTNEGRALRTATSLAEGLSLVVPLSNIHSVAPENEGRLVHLIGSLRTSKLLSDPNYGVFIPAVKLKRQVEMYQWVESEESREYTEDGQVKTERRYTYNTEWKSEIVNSRNFDREIGHKNPSAMAVESFTAVAPFVQIGRFFLSAGLIDKIDNFKPLSLAHMEDPHVDILRRGDYFYHSENPKYPEVGDVRVAFSYAGLSGDDPNLGPAHVVTVIARQRGDQLVPYTTKSGDTLLLLHHGDFTAEEVFQREHQSNTMKTWGFRGAGWMAMFVGINLMTRILYTLVDWFPLFRDLVNIGLKAFAFCVATSLTLLTISAGWLFYRPLWALAIGLLAIVPILIARTRAPAKKLE, encoded by the exons TACTCCGATACAAGTAACAGAAAAGAACATGTCAAAATTACAGCTGAGCGGCAGCCGGGCTTCTTGGAGCGTCTCAGTGAAACGTCGGGAGGCATGTTTGTTGGACTGATGACATTTTTACTTTCCTTCTACCTGATCTTTACTAATGAG GGCCGGGCCTTGAGGACAGCAACTTCTCTTGCTGAGGGGCTCTCGCTTGTGGTTCCCCTTAGCAACATCCACAGTGTGGCCCCAGAGAATGAGGGCAGACTCGTGCACTTGATCGGCTCCCTCCGGACATCCAAG CTCTTGTCTGATCCCAACTATGGGGTCTTCATCCCTGCAGTGAAATTGAAGCGACAAGTGGAGATGTACCAGTGGGTGGAGTCAGAAGAGTCCAG AGAGTACACAGAGGACGGCCAAGTGAAGACAGAGAGGAGATACACTTACA ataCTGAGTGGAAATCAGAAATTGTGAACAGCAGGAACTTTGACCGAGAGATTGGGCATAAAAATCCCAG tgCAATGGCTGTGGAGTCCTTCACTGCCGTTGCACCCTTTGTTCAGATTGGCAGGTTCTTCCTTTCTGCAG GCCTCATTGACAAAATTGACAACTTCAAACCACTGAGCCTGGCCCACATGGAGGACCCTCACGTCGACATCCTCCGACGGGGAGACTACTTCTATCACAGCGAGAACCCCAAGTATCCAGAA gTTGGAGATGTACGAGTTGCCTTTTCCTATGCAGGCCTGAGTGGTGATGACCCCAACCTGGGCCCAGCTCACGTG GTCACTGTGATTGCTCGCCAGCGTGGAGACCAGTTGGTCCCATATACCACCAAGTCTGGGGACACCCTGCTTCTTCTGCACCATGGAGATTTCACTGCAGAG GAGGTGTTCCAGAGAGAACATCAAAGCAACACAATGAAAACCTGGGGCTTTCGAGGTGCTGGCTGGATGGCCATGTTTGTGGGCATCAATCTGATGACTCGGATCCTGTATACCCTGG TGGACTGGTTTCCGCTTTTCCGAGACCTGGTCAACATCGGGCTGAAAGCCTTTGCCTTTTGTGTGGCTACATCCCTGACCCTGCTGACAATTTCTGCCGGCTGGCTCTTTTACCGTCCCCTCTGGGCTCTGGCCATCGGCTTGCTGGCCATAGTTCCTATCCTTATTGCTCGAACCCGGGCACCGGCAAAAAAACTGGAGTGA